One Brumimicrobium sp. DNA window includes the following coding sequences:
- a CDS encoding acetyl-CoA C-acyltransferase gives MKNKNAYIVTGFRTAVGKANRGGFRFYRPDDMAAEVIKHIMTTVPNLDPNRIDDVIVGNANPEAEQGLNVGRLISLMGLNTEKVPGMTVNRYCSSGLETIALATAKINMGIADCIIAGGTESMSSMPMGGWRIVPNYNVAKKDPTWYWGMGLTAEAVANEYNISREEQDMFSLKSHEKALAAIESGRFKDDIVPIEVERIFLDKNEKRQVEKYVVDTDEGPRKGTSMEALGRLKPVFAAGGSVTAGNSSQTSDGAAFVLVMSEKMVKELNLEPVARLVDYTVVGVPPRIMGIGPAYAIPQVLERSGISKNDINLVELNEAFASQSVAVIKEVGMNPDIFNVNGGAIALGHPLGCTGAKLTVQVINELKKRNQKYGIVTMCVGTGQGAAGIIERL, from the coding sequence ATGAAAAATAAAAATGCATATATCGTAACAGGTTTCAGAACGGCAGTAGGAAAAGCCAATAGAGGAGGATTCCGCTTTTATCGTCCTGATGACATGGCTGCAGAAGTAATCAAGCATATTATGACAACAGTCCCAAATCTAGATCCTAACAGAATTGATGATGTGATTGTAGGGAATGCTAACCCTGAAGCTGAACAAGGTTTAAACGTAGGTCGTTTAATTTCTCTGATGGGACTAAACACAGAAAAGGTTCCCGGTATGACGGTAAATCGTTATTGTTCTTCCGGTTTAGAAACTATTGCTTTAGCTACTGCTAAAATCAATATGGGAATAGCTGATTGCATCATTGCAGGAGGTACAGAATCTATGTCTTCCATGCCCATGGGAGGATGGAGAATTGTTCCAAATTATAATGTAGCTAAGAAAGATCCTACTTGGTATTGGGGAATGGGATTAACTGCAGAAGCTGTGGCTAATGAATATAATATCTCAAGAGAAGAACAAGATATGTTTTCTCTAAAATCTCATGAAAAGGCACTCGCAGCAATCGAGAGCGGTAGATTTAAGGATGATATTGTTCCTATTGAAGTTGAACGAATCTTTTTAGATAAGAATGAAAAGAGACAAGTAGAAAAATATGTAGTTGATACAGATGAGGGTCCAAGAAAGGGGACATCTATGGAAGCATTAGGTAGATTAAAACCTGTTTTTGCTGCTGGAGGAAGTGTAACAGCGGGAAACTCATCACAAACTAGTGACGGTGCTGCTTTTGTGCTTGTAATGTCAGAAAAGATGGTGAAAGAATTAAACTTGGAACCAGTAGCTCGTTTAGTGGATTATACCGTAGTTGGTGTTCCGCCTAGAATCATGGGTATAGGTCCTGCTTATGCAATTCCACAAGTATTAGAGCGTTCAGGCATCTCTAAAAATGATATCAATTTAGTAGAATTAAACGAGGCCTTCGCCTCTCAATCTGTTGCTGTAATTAAAGAAGTTGGAATGAATCCCGATATCTTCAATGTAAATGGAGGAGCTATTGCCTTAGGTCACCCACTCGGTTGTACTGGGGCTAAATTAACAGTTCAGGTTATTAACGAGTTGAAAAAGCGTAATCAGAAATACGGTATCGTAACCATGTGTGTAGGAACTGGTCAAGGTGCTGCTGGTATTATCGAGAGATTATAA
- a CDS encoding 3-hydroxyacyl-CoA dehydrogenase/enoyl-CoA hydratase family protein, protein MERKISKVAVVGSGVMGSQIACHFANIGVEVLLLDIVPKEPNEVEAKKGLTINDKAVRNRIVNDALQGALKMSPSPIYKKEFASRIATGNLEDDLNKIADVDWIIEVVIERLDIKKSVFENIEKYRKPGTLISSNTSGIPIHLMLEGRSEDFKKHFCGTHFFNPPRYLQLLEIIPTPESDPAVVDFYMEYGRQYLGKKTVLCKDTPAFIANRIGVYSIMSLFHSIKDLGLTVEEIDKLTGTIMGRAKSATFRTADVVGLDTLVLVANGLNQNCPNDEEHALFALPEFITKMVDNKWLGSKSGQGFYKKVKNADGKSEILSLDLDTLEYKSQKKVKFVTFDMAKPVDDLVKRTAMLIQGPDKAGDFYRLMFGGLFAYATNRVPEIAEDLYKIDDAIKAGFGWGLGPFETWDIFGLEKGIELIEKAGKKPADWLIQMKNDGVKTFYKKENGQKLFYDIHSKSYKVIPGTEDLVILDALRDEHTVWKNADTTIVDLGDGILNLEFHTKMNTIGGGVIEGINKAIDLAETKYKGLVIYNEGQNFSAGANVGLIFMMAIEQDFDELNFAVKAFQDTSMRIRHSKCPVVVAPHNLALGGGCEFSMHADKVVTHAETYMGLVEFGVGLIPGGGGTKEFAKRFSDGLQDGDIRINRLRNSFLTVGQAKVATSGYEAFDLGYLREGTDEVIVSRERQLTRAKAACLEMANKGYMPPVRGERNITVLGQEGLGIVYIGAHSMKSGNYISEHDKLISEKLGTVMCGGDLSELTQVSEQYLLDLERKAFLELCAERKTLERLESMVKNGKILRN, encoded by the coding sequence ATGGAAAGAAAAATAAGTAAGGTAGCCGTTGTTGGTTCTGGTGTGATGGGATCTCAAATTGCCTGTCATTTTGCGAACATCGGTGTTGAAGTGTTACTTTTGGATATCGTTCCAAAAGAACCAAATGAGGTTGAAGCAAAAAAGGGCTTAACCATAAATGATAAAGCTGTTCGAAACAGAATTGTCAATGATGCATTACAAGGAGCATTAAAAATGAGTCCCTCCCCTATTTATAAAAAGGAATTTGCTAGTAGAATAGCTACAGGTAACCTAGAAGATGATTTAAACAAAATAGCAGATGTTGATTGGATAATCGAGGTAGTTATTGAACGTCTAGATATCAAGAAATCTGTTTTTGAAAATATAGAAAAATATAGAAAACCAGGTACTCTAATTTCTTCCAATACATCTGGTATTCCAATTCATCTGATGCTTGAAGGAAGAAGTGAAGATTTTAAAAAGCACTTCTGTGGAACGCACTTCTTTAATCCTCCAAGATACCTTCAACTATTAGAAATCATCCCAACCCCTGAGAGCGATCCTGCGGTAGTTGATTTCTACATGGAATATGGAAGACAATACCTCGGAAAGAAAACAGTACTTTGTAAAGATACTCCTGCATTTATAGCTAATAGAATCGGTGTATATTCTATTATGTCTCTTTTCCACAGCATCAAAGATTTGGGTCTAACTGTTGAAGAAATTGATAAGCTTACAGGAACTATCATGGGAAGAGCTAAATCCGCTACTTTCCGAACAGCAGATGTAGTTGGTCTAGATACTCTAGTACTTGTTGCAAATGGTCTTAATCAGAATTGTCCAAATGATGAAGAACATGCTTTATTTGCGTTACCAGAATTTATTACCAAAATGGTGGATAACAAATGGCTAGGTTCTAAATCTGGACAAGGATTTTACAAAAAAGTTAAAAATGCAGATGGGAAGAGTGAGATTCTCTCATTAGATCTTGACACCTTAGAATATAAGAGTCAAAAGAAAGTGAAGTTTGTAACTTTTGATATGGCAAAACCAGTAGATGATTTAGTAAAACGTACTGCGATGCTTATTCAAGGTCCAGACAAAGCTGGAGATTTCTATCGTCTGATGTTTGGAGGCCTATTTGCTTATGCAACCAACCGAGTTCCTGAGATTGCTGAAGATCTCTATAAAATTGACGATGCCATTAAAGCTGGTTTTGGCTGGGGATTAGGTCCATTTGAAACATGGGATATCTTTGGTTTAGAAAAAGGAATTGAATTAATTGAGAAAGCAGGTAAGAAACCAGCCGATTGGTTAATTCAAATGAAAAATGACGGTGTAAAAACTTTCTATAAGAAGGAGAATGGACAGAAGTTATTCTATGATATACATTCAAAAAGCTATAAAGTAATTCCTGGAACTGAAGACCTAGTGATTCTAGATGCTTTACGTGATGAACATACTGTATGGAAGAATGCTGATACTACAATTGTAGATTTAGGTGATGGTATATTAAACTTAGAGTTCCATACAAAAATGAATACAATTGGAGGTGGAGTTATTGAAGGAATCAACAAAGCAATAGACTTAGCTGAAACAAAATACAAAGGATTAGTAATATATAACGAAGGACAAAACTTCAGTGCTGGTGCAAATGTTGGATTAATCTTTATGATGGCTATTGAGCAAGATTTTGACGAATTGAATTTTGCAGTAAAAGCTTTCCAAGATACTTCTATGCGTATCCGTCACTCAAAATGCCCAGTAGTTGTTGCACCACACAATTTAGCATTAGGTGGAGGATGTGAATTCTCTATGCATGCTGATAAAGTGGTAACACATGCTGAAACCTATATGGGCTTAGTGGAATTTGGTGTTGGTTTAATCCCAGGTGGAGGTGGAACCAAGGAATTTGCAAAACGTTTCTCTGATGGTTTACAAGACGGAGATATTCGTATCAATAGACTACGCAATAGTTTCTTAACTGTAGGTCAAGCTAAAGTAGCAACTTCAGGATATGAGGCGTTTGACTTAGGTTATTTAAGAGAAGGAACAGATGAGGTGATTGTTAGTAGAGAGCGTCAATTAACAAGAGCTAAAGCAGCTTGTTTAGAGATGGCAAATAAAGGATACATGCCGCCAGTAAGAGGTGAAAGAAATATAACTGTACTAGGTCAAGAAGGACTAGGTATTGTATATATTGGTGCTCACTCCATGAAATCTGGAAACTACATTTCAGAACATGATAAGTTAATCTCAGAAAAATTAGGTACTGTAATGTGTGGTGGGGATTTATCTGAACTCACTCAGGTATCAGAGCAATATCTATTAGATTTAGAAAGAAAGGCTTTCTTAGAATTATGTGCAGAGAGAAAAACGTTAGAGCGTTTAGAGAGTATGGTTAAAAATGGTAAAATCCTAAGAAACTAA
- a CDS encoding MarR family transcriptional regulator: MSKIQKDYYLDFYVRNAWHKISRMYNQKAKEHGLTMSIGFILLIVDKEGTPSTQLGPRMGMEPTSLSRTLKTMEDKGYIYREMDKNDKRRVLIYLTKKGLELRKEVKQYIIDFNEKILLSIPKKKLQTFFEIMDIVEEHIDDELKSINITNQNFY, translated from the coding sequence ATGAGCAAAATACAAAAAGATTATTATCTCGATTTTTATGTTAGAAATGCTTGGCATAAAATATCTCGTATGTATAATCAAAAAGCAAAAGAACATGGATTAACTATGTCTATTGGTTTTATACTCCTGATAGTAGATAAGGAGGGTACTCCAAGCACACAATTGGGTCCGCGCATGGGAATGGAGCCTACAAGTTTATCTCGTACTCTAAAAACAATGGAGGATAAAGGATATATCTACCGTGAAATGGATAAGAATGACAAACGCAGAGTACTTATCTACCTCACGAAAAAAGGTTTAGAACTTCGTAAAGAAGTAAAGCAATACATTATAGATTTCAATGAAAAGATATTACTGTCCATACCAAAAAAGAAGCTGCAAACTTTCTTTGAAATTATGGATATCGTGGAAGAGCACATTGATGATGAATTAAAATCAATTAATATTACTAATCAAAATTTTTATTAG
- a CDS encoding tetratricopeptide repeat protein, whose amino-acid sequence MKYFLTISIILCCYTLSLGQSTDEQLANYYFNQGDCEKAIPYFQKIYPKNPSPTNYSRYLSCLRETQNDKEIIKLISKQIDIYPNNYEYPIQLGKEYERMGDVSKAEKIYKGLISNLPTNASLIITLQREFTKANKNQLALEALEKGRSLLKGNYPLNVQFAEVYGALGQTDKMIKEYITLLDYNPSMLSSLKIILPQMIDFQDANNERFKIFEQEVLLKIQKNPSDEVYANLLIWSFVQQKNFSAALVQAKALDKRTSNDGREVYALANQALQNNDFSTARKAYRYILDLGESKPYYYTAEQLLLNTRFKEITIVRNYSQEDIDQTINEYKAVLNRIPKNGKALPIVQELAYIEAYYGNQANEAIRLLNEALTYPKYNDLEEAKLKILLADILLLNNEIWDASLLYMQVEKAFKYEPIGEEAKFKNARIFYYDGDFKFAQSQLDILKEATTKLIANDAMNLSIFITENLGLDSNYVAMRQFAKADLLVEQHQYDAAFLIYDSISRNFPNHQLMDNILYKKAEAFQYQGKWEVAIEYLQKIVDEFPEDILADDALYQIALIYENHLFNNKKASDYYFQLMKDYPGSLFVTEARKAYRNIN is encoded by the coding sequence ATGAAATACTTTTTAACCATATCAATTATCCTTTGTTGTTATACTCTTTCACTGGGTCAAAGTACCGATGAGCAACTAGCTAATTACTATTTTAATCAAGGAGATTGCGAAAAAGCCATTCCTTATTTCCAAAAAATATACCCTAAAAACCCCTCGCCAACCAACTATTCCCGTTATTTATCTTGTTTACGTGAAACTCAAAACGATAAAGAAATTATAAAATTGATTTCTAAGCAAATTGATATTTATCCAAATAACTATGAATACCCTATTCAATTAGGTAAAGAATACGAACGCATGGGAGATGTATCAAAGGCTGAAAAGATATACAAAGGTCTTATCAGCAATCTACCCACAAATGCATCTTTAATTATCACCCTGCAACGTGAATTTACAAAGGCCAATAAAAATCAGTTGGCACTCGAAGCATTAGAGAAAGGTCGTTCTTTATTAAAGGGTAATTACCCCCTCAATGTTCAATTTGCTGAAGTATATGGTGCTCTCGGTCAAACTGATAAAATGATCAAAGAATATATCACTTTACTAGATTATAATCCATCTATGCTTTCTTCATTGAAAATAATCCTCCCTCAAATGATTGATTTTCAAGATGCGAATAATGAGCGTTTCAAGATATTTGAACAAGAAGTACTACTCAAAATTCAGAAAAATCCTAGTGATGAAGTATATGCTAATCTACTTATTTGGTCTTTTGTACAACAAAAAAACTTCTCAGCAGCACTTGTTCAAGCTAAAGCCCTTGACAAGCGAACTTCTAATGACGGTAGAGAAGTTTATGCCTTAGCTAATCAAGCCCTACAAAACAATGATTTTTCTACTGCACGGAAGGCATATCGCTATATTTTAGACTTAGGGGAAAGTAAACCATATTATTATACAGCTGAACAGCTTCTGCTAAATACACGTTTTAAGGAAATCACCATTGTACGCAATTATTCTCAAGAGGATATCGATCAAACTATCAATGAATATAAAGCTGTTCTCAATCGTATTCCTAAAAATGGAAAAGCACTACCTATTGTTCAAGAATTAGCCTATATCGAGGCATATTATGGAAATCAAGCAAATGAAGCTATCCGCTTATTAAACGAAGCTCTTACCTATCCAAAATATAATGATTTAGAAGAAGCTAAACTAAAGATATTATTAGCGGATATTCTCCTTCTTAATAATGAGATATGGGATGCGTCTCTCCTATATATGCAGGTAGAAAAAGCTTTTAAATATGAACCAATTGGAGAAGAAGCTAAATTTAAGAATGCACGCATTTTCTATTATGATGGTGACTTTAAGTTTGCACAATCTCAATTGGATATCCTCAAAGAAGCCACTACTAAATTAATTGCCAATGATGCTATGAATTTATCTATATTCATAACTGAAAACCTAGGTTTGGATTCTAATTACGTAGCTATGCGACAATTTGCAAAAGCAGATTTACTAGTAGAACAACATCAATATGATGCTGCTTTTCTAATCTATGACTCTATAAGTAGAAATTTTCCTAACCATCAACTAATGGACAACATACTCTACAAAAAAGCAGAAGCCTTCCAATACCAAGGAAAGTGGGAAGTCGCTATAGAATATCTTCAAAAGATTGTAGATGAATTTCCGGAGGATATTTTAGCAGATGATGCCTTGTATCAAATCGCCTTGATATATGAAAATCATTTATTTAACAACAAAAAGGCATCGGATTATTATTTCCAACTAATGAAGGATTATCCAGGTAGCCTCTTTGTTACTGAAGCCAGAAAAGCATATCGAAATATAAACTAA
- a CDS encoding GNAT family N-acetyltransferase codes for MIIRKAKHDEAYSIAPLLLSAMEGILYDFIGEVNAEKALSFLTELVSEERNQYSYENCWVVEDNQLIIAAACAYDGNMLTELREPVAQKIMLQFHKEFSPEDETDEGEIYIDSIGVSTNYQGKGIGTKLLQFLIDEYVYKQNKTLGLLVEEENPQAKKLYIRLGFQVQGIKLLTGKKLEHLQISPLSIL; via the coding sequence ATGATTATTCGAAAAGCTAAACACGACGAAGCATACTCTATTGCTCCTCTCTTGCTATCTGCTATGGAGGGAATCTTGTACGATTTTATAGGTGAGGTTAACGCTGAAAAAGCACTCTCTTTTCTTACAGAATTGGTGAGTGAAGAACGAAACCAATATTCCTATGAAAATTGTTGGGTGGTTGAAGATAATCAATTGATTATTGCTGCTGCATGTGCATATGATGGCAATATGCTAACAGAATTAAGGGAACCTGTTGCACAAAAGATTATGCTTCAATTTCATAAAGAATTTAGTCCAGAAGACGAAACAGATGAAGGAGAAATTTATATAGATTCTATCGGAGTTTCAACTAACTACCAAGGAAAAGGGATAGGAACAAAATTACTTCAATTCTTGATAGATGAATATGTTTATAAACAGAATAAAACACTCGGACTATTAGTTGAAGAAGAAAATCCACAGGCTAAAAAATTATATATTCGCCTGGGGTTTCAAGTGCAGGGAATTAAATTACTTACAGGGAAAAAACTTGAGCATTTACAAATAAGTCCACTCTCGATTTTATAA
- the purQ gene encoding phosphoribosylformylglycinamidine synthase subunit PurQ → MKFGVVTFPGSNCDGDTIHVLKNVLNQKVEHLWHKDSDLKGCDFIVLPGGFSYGDYLRSGAIARFSPIMAEIYKHAEKGGYVLGICNGFQVLTEARLLEGALLHNDVQKFVCKNIYLKPVSKSSAITKGLDRNKAYKVPIAHGEGRFYASNDTIKKLQDKDQILFNYVTEEGLVDETSNPNGSLLNIAGISNERGNVMGMMPHPERASEGILGNTDGRLLLRSIIENCNL, encoded by the coding sequence ATGAAATTTGGAGTAGTTACTTTCCCTGGATCTAATTGCGATGGAGATACAATTCACGTACTAAAGAACGTACTTAACCAAAAGGTTGAACATCTTTGGCACAAAGATTCCGATTTAAAAGGATGTGATTTTATTGTGCTTCCGGGTGGGTTCTCTTACGGTGACTACCTACGTTCTGGAGCTATTGCTCGTTTCTCCCCTATCATGGCTGAAATCTATAAGCATGCCGAAAAAGGTGGATATGTACTTGGTATTTGCAACGGATTTCAAGTATTGACAGAAGCCCGTTTATTAGAGGGAGCCTTACTTCATAATGATGTACAAAAATTTGTTTGTAAAAATATATATCTTAAACCTGTAAGTAAAAGTAGTGCGATTACCAAAGGACTAGATAGAAATAAGGCGTATAAAGTTCCAATCGCACACGGAGAAGGGAGATTCTATGCATCTAATGATACGATTAAGAAACTACAAGATAAAGATCAAATTCTTTTTAACTATGTTACAGAAGAAGGTTTAGTTGATGAAACTTCCAATCCAAATGGCTCTCTTCTAAATATTGCAGGAATAAGCAATGAAAGAGGAAACGTTATGGGAATGATGCCTCATCCTGAAAGAGCCTCTGAAGGCATATTAGGAAATACAGATGGCCGATTGCTTCTGAGATCCATCATTGAAAACTGTAACCTATAA
- a CDS encoding glycosyltransferase family 9 protein, with protein sequence MKKINNPHTILISRTDSIGDVILTLPICSWLKEQYPQINIIFLGRKYTAPIIACFSAIDSFIDWNEVELLSEKEQIQFIQAKQIDTCIHVFPKKEIAQLMKKSNVKNRIGTSHRFFHWATCNIYIHFTRKNSPLHEAQLNFELLRPLGLTHLPNKNQIQEYLTEFKPIGALSNFLQGIIQLPNKKIILHPKSQGSAVEWPIENYITLAEELVQEGYVVCFSGTENEGLQFRDKLPQHAHIIDISGKSTLKEFITFISQCDALVACSTGPLHIAAILGIQAIGLYTDLSPMHPGRWAPIGEKALALTIGNTTNPKLEDITQISVSSVIQKIKG encoded by the coding sequence ATGAAGAAAATAAATAATCCACATACTATCTTAATAAGTAGGACAGATAGTATTGGCGATGTTATCTTAACTCTTCCGATTTGTAGTTGGCTCAAAGAACAATATCCCCAGATAAACATTATCTTTTTAGGAAGAAAATACACAGCGCCCATAATAGCCTGTTTCTCTGCGATAGATTCATTTATTGATTGGAATGAAGTAGAATTGCTTTCGGAAAAAGAACAAATTCAATTTATCCAAGCCAAACAGATTGATACATGCATACATGTATTTCCCAAGAAAGAAATAGCTCAATTAATGAAAAAGTCAAATGTGAAAAACCGAATTGGAACTTCTCATCGCTTCTTCCATTGGGCAACTTGTAATATATACATTCACTTTACCCGAAAGAACTCTCCCTTACATGAGGCTCAACTCAATTTTGAGTTGTTACGACCTTTAGGCTTAACACACTTGCCAAATAAAAATCAAATTCAAGAATATCTAACAGAATTCAAACCTATTGGAGCGCTATCTAATTTCTTACAAGGAATAATTCAATTGCCAAATAAAAAGATCATTCTCCATCCAAAATCTCAAGGGTCTGCCGTAGAGTGGCCTATCGAAAACTACATAACTTTAGCCGAAGAGTTAGTACAAGAAGGATATGTAGTATGCTTCTCAGGAACAGAAAATGAAGGATTACAATTTAGAGATAAGCTGCCTCAACATGCACATATTATTGACATCTCTGGAAAGAGTACCTTAAAAGAATTCATCACTTTTATTTCTCAATGTGATGCGTTAGTAGCATGTAGCACTGGACCTCTTCACATAGCTGCTATTTTAGGGATACAAGCCATAGGGTTATATACAGATCTTTCTCCTATGCATCCTGGAAGATGGGCACCTATTGGAGAGAAGGCTCTTGCACTAACGATAGGCAATACAACAAATCCAAAATTAGAAGATATCACACAGATAAGTGTATCAAGTGTAATACAAAAAATTAAGGGTTAG
- a CDS encoding glycosyltransferase family 2 protein, protein MEHKLSSVIITLNEERNIARCIDSLRSFSDEIIVLDAFSTDNTVEICKEKGVSIHQREWKGYSNAKNYLQELAQNEYILSVDADEAPDLELQKAIQKEIEKGLEGIYVLNRLTNYCGQWIRHSSWYPDKKIRIFPKSHTKWTGEFVHEELEFDTNFSAKELPGHLLHYSYYNHREHRERADKYSLLTAQKLWKNGKKAGFLKPYISAIGRFITMYFIKGGILDGNGGFHIALISAQSNILKYKELRRLQHEENK, encoded by the coding sequence ATGGAACATAAATTATCTTCTGTAATTATCACTCTCAATGAGGAACGCAACATCGCAAGATGTATTGATAGTTTACGCTCCTTTTCAGACGAAATTATCGTGCTGGATGCATTCTCTACAGATAACACCGTTGAGATATGTAAAGAAAAAGGCGTTAGCATTCATCAAAGAGAATGGAAAGGATATTCCAACGCTAAAAACTATTTACAAGAACTTGCCCAAAACGAATATATTTTATCAGTTGATGCAGATGAAGCTCCAGATCTAGAATTACAAAAGGCTATTCAAAAAGAAATTGAGAAGGGATTGGAAGGGATATATGTGCTTAATCGCCTAACTAATTACTGTGGGCAATGGATTAGACATTCTAGTTGGTATCCAGATAAGAAGATTCGTATCTTTCCAAAATCACATACCAAATGGACTGGAGAATTTGTTCACGAAGAGCTTGAATTCGATACTAACTTCTCAGCCAAAGAACTCCCTGGGCATCTCTTACATTATTCCTATTACAATCATAGAGAACACAGAGAACGAGCAGATAAGTATTCTTTGTTGACTGCTCAGAAATTGTGGAAGAACGGAAAGAAGGCAGGTTTTCTCAAACCATATATTAGCGCCATCGGAAGATTCATTACAATGTATTTTATTAAAGGTGGTATTTTAGATGGAAATGGAGGATTTCATATCGCATTGATTTCTGCGCAATCTAACATTTTAAAATACAAAGAATTAAGACGATTACAACATGAAGAAAATAAATAA
- a CDS encoding ABC transporter substrate-binding protein — protein sequence MTRKIILFTLTALLLLSCDTTGDKNIVKAKGGVRYGGTFRFMSSEKVTNLFPLETTNIYANRVASQIFEGLLKIDPASTDLVPSIAKEYSINDNATEFTFILRDDVFFQDDACFTNGKGRKVTASDFKYSLEFACSNNPMNQMSHLLIDKIKGAKEFYDGKSKNVEGIVVKDDYTLVIQLESAFSGFGKVLSHVGLSVFPKEAVDKYGDQIRIHPVGTGAFKLDKMDDTQIVLVKNNHYYKKDEFGNPLPFLDNIVMTYSQNKTDELLSFRAEKIDLVLDIPVEEVKNVLGSLTEAKDGKNVKHIVDSKTSMSLTYYGFANESKEFSDIRVRKAFNYAIDRQTIIESWLEGEGWPITNGFVPKIEGYPYENVKGFDFNIAKAKQLMSEAGYPDGRGFPTITLYVNALEGSAEDKLANAVKKSLKENLNVNIDIKLVSIDDREKAIAEGTAIFWRAGWIADYPSPSNFLSLFYSKNISEHNTTINPFKYKNETFDKYYEEALQEPNREERMKLFVKCDQIIIDDAVVMPILIKDYITMVNLRVRKFVTNEIETLDFSSIYIKEVE from the coding sequence ATGACACGTAAGATTATACTATTTACACTAACAGCATTGCTTCTTCTTAGTTGTGATACAACTGGCGATAAAAACATTGTAAAAGCTAAAGGAGGAGTTCGATACGGAGGAACTTTCCGTTTTATGTCGAGTGAGAAAGTAACAAATCTTTTCCCTTTAGAAACGACAAATATTTATGCAAACCGAGTTGCATCTCAAATATTTGAAGGATTATTAAAGATTGATCCAGCTAGTACAGATTTGGTTCCTTCTATTGCAAAGGAATATAGTATAAATGACAATGCTACCGAGTTTACATTTATTCTTCGTGATGATGTATTCTTTCAAGATGATGCTTGTTTCACAAATGGAAAAGGTCGTAAAGTAACAGCTTCTGACTTTAAATATTCTTTAGAATTTGCTTGCTCTAACAATCCTATGAACCAAATGTCACATTTATTGATAGATAAGATAAAAGGAGCTAAAGAGTTCTACGATGGCAAGAGTAAGAATGTAGAGGGAATTGTTGTAAAAGACGATTACACCTTAGTTATTCAATTAGAGAGTGCATTCTCTGGTTTTGGAAAAGTATTGTCCCATGTAGGGCTCTCTGTATTCCCTAAAGAAGCTGTAGATAAATACGGTGACCAGATTCGCATTCATCCTGTAGGAACAGGAGCTTTCAAACTAGATAAGATGGATGACACTCAGATTGTTTTGGTTAAAAATAATCACTATTACAAAAAGGATGAATTTGGTAATCCACTTCCATTCCTAGATAATATTGTTATGACCTATAGCCAAAATAAGACAGACGAATTACTTTCATTCAGAGCTGAGAAGATTGATTTAGTGCTAGATATTCCAGTTGAGGAAGTAAAGAATGTCTTAGGCTCTCTTACAGAAGCTAAAGACGGCAAAAATGTAAAACATATTGTAGATTCTAAAACTAGTATGAGTTTGACCTATTATGGTTTTGCCAATGAGAGTAAAGAATTTTCTGACATAAGAGTTAGAAAAGCATTTAACTACGCTATTGACCGACAAACCATTATTGAATCATGGTTAGAAGGTGAAGGATGGCCAATTACAAATGGTTTTGTTCCTAAAATTGAAGGTTATCCGTATGAAAACGTAAAAGGTTTTGATTTCAATATTGCAAAAGCAAAACAATTAATGAGTGAAGCAGGATATCCTGATGGAAGAGGCTTCCCTACTATCACGCTTTATGTAAATGCTTTGGAAGGTTCTGCTGAAGATAAGTTGGCAAATGCAGTAAAGAAATCTTTAAAAGAAAACTTAAATGTTAATATTGATATTAAACTTGTTTCTATAGACGATAGAGAAAAAGCAATCGCAGAAGGAACAGCTATTTTCTGGAGAGCAGGCTGGATAGCTGACTATCCAAGTCCATCCAACTTCCTAAGCTTATTCTATAGCAAGAATATTTCTGAGCACAATACTACTATTAATCCATTCAAATATAAGAATGAGACATTTGATAAGTATTATGAAGAAGCTTTACAAGAGCCTAATCGTGAAGAAAGAATGAAATTATTTGTTAAATGCGACCAAATTATTATTGACGATGCCGTTGTAATGCCTATCTTAATAAAAGATTATATTACTATGGTTAATCTAAGAGTTAGAAAATTTGTAACAAATGAAATTGAGACCTTAGATTTCTCTAGCATTTATATCAAAGAAGTAGAATAA